The Candidatus Beckwithbacteria bacterium genome has a window encoding:
- a CDS encoding ATP-dependent DNA helicase — protein MKLNSSQQLAVDTIEGPVMVIAGPGTGKTQIIAERIANILKKTDTSPDAILALTFTESGAKAMRERLTQTIGPTAYYVNIFTFHSFCSSVIQEFPDHFVISPQMEPLSDLERVEIFHEILTSHNFDYLKPVNTPFYYTPALIKAIQDLKREAVSPEKFKSIISSEKDKKLPELLKIYSLYQQALIDRGRYDFEDMINLVVAAFKSDQTLLRIYQERLQYFLVDEYQDTNSAQNQVVDLLASYWGDQANVFVVGDSNQSIFRFQGASLENIVSFTKTYPQAKIISLDQNYRSTQTILDTSFHLIQKNHLKIEDVVKTAKSKLISQKVSPELPINLVRLPSEIVELYWAGRRIKKLINQGVKPEEIAVLYRHNADALDIADLFSKLGIPTDIEGGGNVLEDPTIVKLLTLLKAINLSPKNLEDLDLFTLLHYEFLKFNSLDILKLSRRASKANLSLVDVILSDNFHSLSLAQPERLIEFVKQLSQWQELNSQLTFSQFFETVIKQSGFLDWILSQPDATAKLNILNSFFSAIKRLNNADHSLKLDSFLKSLELMEINHLKISAADLDIKTNAVTLSTAHKAKGKEWNYVFIIKAIDGKWGNNRTRELIKLPAGILTHSDLEKKEKNEDERRLFYVSLTRAKKKIFISFAERYANSGHVSEAVPTMFISEIPDKFKKIILPKLNQDQARILRQFLEPVSQPTLTFSEKEFLANLVKNFKLSPTALNTFLTCAYKFKLNNLIRVPRAKASFMSFGTAVHKALENFHRQFILDDKHPSKQFLLDKFTKALEAEVLDKNESASRLKQGAKILTAYYDYYQDDFIKAMFTEKFFGYGWSKTFLGDIPLTGKIDRIDPLDMVNKTVRVVDYKTGQPQTRNAIMGKTKNSQGDYYRQLVFYKLLTKLDQTFRLEVTEAEIDFVEPNRQSGKFRQESFKISDDDLKDLRATIISAMKEIRALNFIRTTDYHQCVRCEFQRHCWPDGLPKTKQLELIK, from the coding sequence ATGAAGCTTAATTCCTCTCAGCAGTTGGCCGTCGACACAATTGAAGGCCCGGTTATGGTGATTGCCGGTCCGGGAACCGGCAAAACTCAAATCATTGCCGAGCGGATCGCCAATATTTTGAAAAAGACCGATACTTCCCCCGATGCGATTTTAGCCCTAACCTTTACCGAATCCGGTGCCAAGGCCATGCGTGAACGTCTGACACAAACCATTGGCCCGACTGCTTATTACGTTAATATTTTTACCTTTCATTCTTTTTGCTCTTCAGTAATCCAGGAATTTCCCGACCATTTCGTCATTTCGCCCCAGATGGAACCTTTGTCCGATTTGGAGCGCGTGGAAATCTTTCACGAAATCTTAACTTCCCACAACTTTGATTATTTAAAGCCTGTCAACACACCTTTTTATTACACGCCGGCCTTAATTAAAGCCATCCAGGATTTAAAGCGGGAAGCGGTCTCCCCGGAAAAATTTAAATCAATCATTTCCAGCGAGAAAGATAAAAAATTGCCGGAGCTGTTAAAAATTTATTCTTTGTATCAGCAGGCTCTAATCGATCGTGGCCGCTATGATTTTGAAGACATGATTAACCTGGTTGTCGCTGCCTTTAAAAGCGATCAAACCTTGCTACGTATCTATCAGGAGCGATTGCAATATTTCTTGGTCGATGAATACCAGGATACGAACTCAGCCCAAAATCAAGTCGTTGATTTATTGGCTTCTTACTGGGGGGATCAAGCTAATGTTTTTGTCGTCGGCGACAGCAATCAATCCATCTTTCGCTTTCAGGGTGCTTCTCTGGAAAATATTGTTTCTTTTACCAAGACTTACCCTCAGGCCAAAATTATTAGCTTGGATCAAAACTACCGTTCGACTCAGACAATTTTGGATACCAGTTTTCATTTAATTCAAAAAAATCATTTAAAAATCGAGGACGTAGTAAAAACCGCTAAATCCAAGTTAATTAGCCAAAAAGTTTCTCCGGAATTACCAATTAATCTAGTGCGTTTGCCTTCGGAAATAGTCGAGCTTTACTGGGCCGGCCGCCGGATTAAAAAATTAATTAACCAAGGAGTTAAACCGGAAGAAATTGCTGTTTTATACCGTCATAATGCCGACGCCCTGGACATTGCCGATCTTTTTTCAAAGTTGGGCATTCCTACGGACATTGAGGGCGGCGGCAACGTTCTGGAGGATCCGACCATTGTTAAGTTGTTAACTCTTTTAAAAGCGATTAATTTAAGCCCCAAAAACTTGGAAGACCTGGACTTATTCACCCTGCTTCACTACGAATTTTTAAAATTTAACTCTCTTGATATTCTTAAGCTCAGCCGTCGTGCCAGCAAGGCCAATTTGTCTTTAGTGGACGTGATTTTATCCGACAATTTTCACTCTTTAAGCTTGGCTCAACCGGAACGTTTAATTGAGTTTGTGAAACAATTAAGCCAGTGGCAGGAATTAAACAGCCAGTTAACTTTTTCTCAGTTTTTCGAGACGGTAATTAAACAAAGCGGTTTTCTTGATTGGATTTTGAGCCAACCTGACGCCACCGCTAAATTAAATATTCTTAATTCTTTTTTCAGCGCCATTAAGCGCCTTAATAATGCTGATCATAGTTTAAAGCTGGACTCATTTTTAAAATCATTGGAGTTGATGGAAATTAATCACTTAAAAATTTCCGCCGCTGATTTGGATATTAAAACCAACGCCGTTACTCTGAGCACCGCCCATAAAGCCAAAGGCAAAGAATGGAACTATGTTTTTATTATTAAGGCCATTGATGGCAAATGGGGGAATAATCGGACCCGTGAATTAATTAAGTTGCCCGCGGGAATCTTAACCCATTCGGATTTAGAAAAAAAAGAAAAAAATGAAGATGAACGTCGTTTATTTTACGTCAGTCTTACCCGGGCCAAGAAAAAAATCTTTATTTCTTTTGCCGAACGCTATGCCAATAGCGGCCATGTCAGCGAGGCTGTCCCCACCATGTTTATCTCAGAAATTCCCGATAAATTTAAAAAAATAATTTTGCCAAAATTAAATCAAGATCAAGCCAGAATTTTGCGTCAATTTTTAGAGCCGGTTAGTCAGCCAACTCTAACTTTTTCTGAAAAAGAATTTTTAGCCAATTTGGTTAAAAACTTTAAGCTTTCTCCTACCGCTTTAAACACTTTTCTTACCTGTGCCTATAAGTTTAAACTTAATAACTTGATTCGCGTTCCCCGGGCCAAGGCTTCTTTTATGTCTTTTGGTACGGCCGTTCACAAAGCCTTGGAAAATTTTCACCGTCAGTTTATTCTCGACGACAAACACCCAAGCAAACAATTCCTCTTGGATAAATTTACTAAAGCCTTGGAAGCAGAAGTGTTGGATAAAAACGAATCTGCCAGCCGCTTAAAACAGGGGGCAAAAATTCTAACCGCTTATTATGATTATTATCAGGATGATTTTATTAAAGCCATGTTTACTGAAAAATTTTTTGGTTACGGTTGGTCAAAGACCTTTTTGGGAGATATTCCTTTAACCGGGAAAATTGACCGGATTGACCCGCTTGACATGGTTAATAAAACTGTCCGGGTGGTTGACTACAAAACCGGCCAACCCCAAACCCGTAACGCCATTATGGGCAAGACTAAAAACTCCCAAGGCGACTATTACCGCCAGCTGGTTTTTTACAAGCTGTTAACTAAACTTGATCAAACTTTCCGCCTGGAAGTGACCGAAGCAGAAATTGATTTTGTCGAGCCTAACCGACAAAGCGGTAAGTTTCGGCAGGAATCTTTTAAAATTTCCGATGATGACTTAAAAGATTTACGCGCCACCATTATTAGCGCCATGAAAGAAATTCGCGCCCTTAACTTTATTCGCACCACTGATTACCACCAGTGTGTCCGCTGTGAATTTCAGCGCCACTGTTGGCCCGACGGCCTCCCCAAAACCAAACAGCTGGAGTTAATCAAGTGA
- a CDS encoding DNA recombination protein RmuC produces the protein MLELIMTPEIYLITALIVIGFAVVIWFLTRKKEDLTLMEWAKSTQKDIKDLQRVLSDSLQTSNQHMIDTLQQSSHTLNKRLDKAAEVIGGLQKEAGEFTEVSRSMKELNEFLRSPKLRGNIGEQVLKDLICQMFPKKSFHLQYSFKSGDKVDAAIQTDAGILPIDSKFPMENFQRIVKAKDKSDQEIARRAFSADVKKHIKAISQKYILPEEGTMDFALMYVPSEAVYYELVNLTEVMDFAKRNRIFPVSPSTLYAHLQMILLSFEGKKIEHKSREIFSLLRAIQTDYEKVEEKLVTLGSHILNAHNKFSEVNSAYNSIGQKLRTSRELTPDDDIPKLK, from the coding sequence ATGTTAGAATTAATCATGACTCCAGAGATTTATTTAATTACCGCCTTAATTGTTATCGGCTTTGCTGTCGTTATTTGGTTTTTAACCAGAAAAAAAGAGGACCTAACTTTAATGGAATGGGCCAAATCCACCCAAAAAGACATTAAAGATTTACAAAGAGTTTTGTCCGATTCTTTGCAAACTTCCAATCAGCACATGATTGACACGCTTCAACAATCTTCCCACACTTTAAATAAACGCTTAGACAAAGCTGCGGAAGTGATCGGCGGTTTGCAAAAAGAAGCCGGTGAGTTTACCGAGGTTTCCCGCTCCATGAAAGAATTAAACGAATTTTTACGCTCACCCAAATTAAGGGGGAATATCGGTGAGCAGGTTTTAAAAGACTTAATTTGCCAGATGTTTCCCAAAAAAAGTTTTCATTTGCAGTATTCTTTTAAGTCCGGTGACAAAGTCGATGCCGCCATTCAAACCGATGCTGGTATTTTGCCAATTGACTCCAAATTCCCCATGGAAAACTTTCAAAGAATTGTTAAGGCTAAAGATAAATCCGATCAGGAAATAGCCCGCCGGGCCTTTAGTGCCGATGTTAAAAAACATATTAAAGCCATTTCCCAAAAATATATTTTGCCGGAAGAAGGCACCATGGATTTTGCCCTGATGTATGTTCCCTCCGAAGCGGTTTATTACGAACTAGTTAACTTGACTGAGGTGATGGATTTTGCCAAACGCAATCGGATTTTTCCGGTTTCCCCCTCGACCCTTTATGCCCATTTGCAGATGATTCTTTTATCTTTTGAGGGTAAAAAAATCGAACATAAATCCCGGGAAATTTTTAGCCTCTTGCGGGCCATCCAAACCGACTATGAAAAAGTGGAAGAAAAACTGGTGACTCTTGGCAGCCATATTCTTAACGCCCACAATAAATTTTCCGAGGTCAATTCTGCCTACAATTCCATTGGCCAAAAACTTCGTACCAGCCGTGAATTAACTCCCGATGACGACATCCCCAAATTAAAATGA
- a CDS encoding Trp family transcriptional regulator, with amino-acid sequence MQISKKNVNKQVEKRIFKSLYQVLADLRKPDEVEKFLGDILSETETTVLAKRLGIAWYLNKKMSYDLIRKDLKVSSATIATVRSWLEKDSVGLKLAIKAIEADEWAGEMANKVKQSVKKIFKK; translated from the coding sequence ATGCAGATATCAAAAAAGAACGTTAACAAACAAGTTGAAAAAAGAATTTTTAAATCGCTGTATCAAGTGTTGGCAGATTTAAGAAAACCGGACGAAGTAGAAAAATTTTTAGGCGATATTTTGAGCGAAACGGAAACAACGGTCTTGGCCAAAAGGTTGGGAATTGCCTGGTATCTTAATAAAAAGATGTCTTACGACCTGATCCGGAAAGATTTGAAAGTGTCTTCGGCGACCATTGCCACGGTCCGAAGCTGGCTAGAAAAAGACAGTGTGGGTTTAAAGCTGGCAATTAAGGCAATTGAGGCAGACGAGTGGGCCGGAGAGATGGCCAATAAAGTCAAGCAGTCGGTAAAAAAGATTTTTAAGAAATAA
- a CDS encoding methionine--tRNA ligase, giving the protein MLDKFYVTAAIPYVNGFPHLGHSLEFIVTDVIQRYQKLLGKEVFCVSGSDENGQKILEAVAKEGLKPQELADKNTLRFQDHAKHLNVHFDVWRRATDQKLHWPGVKELWQRCIKSGDIYKKKYSGLYCVGCEQFYTKDELVNGKCPEHNRVPELIEEENYFFKLSKYQKQLEDLIKNDELKVFPQIRKNETLGFIKQGLEDFSVSRPKERLSGWGIPVPNDPKQVMYVWFDALTVYMTAVGWGYDQKLWDKWWPADVHVIGKGIYRFHTVYWPAMLLSAKLPLPKAVLVHGYITSGGQKMAKSLGNTIDPEEVLNQYGVDAVRYFLLKEIPTQSDGDFTHERFKEIYNADLANGLGNLVSRVAKMAEKDGLSGIKDYVKKITISDDLNRYEFNQALIKLWEELRSLDLEISRFEPWKKTAAERKNKLIEHSKKLLSFSWQLQIFLPETAKKIEKIFSGSKIKIEKGLFLRL; this is encoded by the coding sequence ATGCTAGATAAATTTTATGTGACCGCGGCGATTCCTTACGTCAACGGATTTCCCCACCTGGGGCATTCTTTGGAGTTTATCGTTACTGATGTCATTCAAAGATACCAAAAACTATTAGGTAAAGAGGTGTTTTGCGTGTCCGGATCAGATGAAAACGGGCAAAAAATTTTAGAGGCGGTGGCAAAAGAGGGTTTGAAACCGCAGGAATTAGCGGATAAAAATACTTTAAGATTTCAAGATCATGCCAAGCATTTAAACGTTCATTTTGATGTCTGGCGCAGGGCGACTGACCAAAAACTCCACTGGCCGGGGGTCAAAGAGTTGTGGCAAAGATGTATTAAAAGCGGAGATATTTACAAGAAAAAATACAGCGGGCTTTATTGTGTTGGCTGCGAACAGTTTTACACCAAAGACGAGCTTGTTAACGGTAAATGTCCGGAGCATAACCGGGTGCCGGAATTAATTGAAGAAGAAAATTATTTTTTTAAATTATCCAAGTATCAAAAACAATTGGAAGATTTAATTAAAAATGATGAATTAAAGGTGTTTCCGCAAATCCGCAAAAATGAAACCTTAGGTTTTATTAAACAAGGCCTGGAAGACTTTTCGGTTTCGAGACCAAAAGAGCGCTTGAGCGGCTGGGGCATTCCCGTTCCAAATGATCCAAAACAGGTAATGTATGTTTGGTTTGACGCCTTGACAGTTTATATGACGGCGGTGGGTTGGGGCTATGACCAAAAGTTATGGGACAAATGGTGGCCGGCGGATGTCCACGTGATTGGTAAGGGCATTTACCGCTTCCACACGGTTTACTGGCCGGCGATGCTGCTATCAGCTAAGCTCCCCTTACCGAAAGCGGTTTTGGTCCACGGCTACATTACCTCCGGAGGCCAGAAAATGGCTAAGTCATTAGGCAATACGATTGATCCGGAAGAGGTTTTAAACCAGTACGGTGTGGATGCTGTTAGGTATTTTTTACTTAAAGAAATTCCCACTCAATCTGACGGCGATTTTACTCACGAAAGATTTAAAGAAATATATAATGCTGATTTGGCTAATGGTTTGGGGAACTTGGTTTCCCGGGTGGCCAAAATGGCGGAAAAAGACGGTTTGAGCGGAATTAAAGATTATGTGAAGAAAATCACTATTAGCGATGACCTTAATCGTTATGAATTTAACCAGGCATTAATTAAATTGTGGGAAGAATTAAGAAGTTTAGACTTAGAAATTTCTCGGTTTGAGCCATGGAAGAAAACGGCTGCCGAGCGAAAAAATAAGTTAATTGAGCACTCCAAAAAGTTATTAAGCTTTTCCTGGCAGCTGCAGATATTTTTGCCGGAAACAGCCAAAAAAATTGAGAAAATATTCAGCGGGAGTAAAATAAAAATAGAAAAAGGTCTTTTTCTAAGGCTATAA
- a CDS encoding TatD family hydrolase, with protein MFVDTHCHLNFEAFAKDWQSVVEEAKQSGVRKMILVGTDIKTCQKAIEMARETAELYATIGFHPHHVKSLVGLAYARVQICQITDQLKKLGKNKKVVAIGECGLDYHVYRKTKYSSEVTEEEKTLQKQLFGMQTQLAKELKLPLIIHNREAGEETLDTLNHFCKNDGKYPRGVFHCISGSKKLLKKILEMGFFVGVDGNITYSQEVQELAKNAPLDRILLETDAPYLSPKHDGSRNFPQSVKIVAQFLAKLKGTSINQIETQTTKNAEKLFKL; from the coding sequence ATGTTTGTCGATACGCATTGCCATTTGAATTTTGAGGCGTTTGCCAAAGACTGGCAGAGCGTGGTGGAAGAAGCCAAGCAATCAGGTGTGAGAAAAATGATCCTGGTCGGGACAGATATTAAAACCTGTCAAAAAGCCATCGAGATGGCGAGGGAAACGGCTGAGCTTTACGCCACCATCGGCTTTCATCCCCATCACGTTAAGTCTTTGGTCGGTCTTGCCTACGCCCGAGTCCAAATTTGCCAAATTACTGATCAATTAAAAAAACTGGGGAAAAATAAAAAAGTGGTGGCTATTGGTGAGTGCGGTCTGGATTATCATGTTTATCGGAAAACAAAATATTCTTCGGAGGTAACTGAAGAGGAAAAAACTTTGCAAAAACAATTGTTCGGGATGCAAACCCAGTTGGCAAAAGAGTTAAAATTACCGCTCATTATTCATAACCGCGAGGCCGGGGAGGAAACCCTGGATACTTTAAATCATTTTTGCAAGAATGACGGCAAATACCCCCGGGGTGTATTTCACTGTATCTCCGGCAGTAAAAAGTTGTTGAAAAAAATTCTGGAAATGGGATTTTTTGTTGGCGTGGATGGAAATATTACTTACAGCCAAGAAGTGCAGGAGTTAGCCAAAAATGCGCCCCTGGACAGAATTTTACTGGAAACTGACGCACCATATTTATCGCCCAAACACGACGGCAGCCGGAATTTTCCCCAAAGTGTTAAAATAGTCGCACAGTTTTTAGCGAAACTAAAAGGCACTTCAATTAATCAAATTGAGACGCAAACCACTAAAAACGCAGAAAAACTGTTTAAGTTATGA
- a CDS encoding glycosyltransferase family 2 protein — MRGWLVNHEKKVLRALEMMPGLISWSLIIFPIWGAFLVPTLVAYYIIAFDVYWLYRSIWTAMMSLLAHFRLKAAQEFDWLKETKSFLDWRKVHHIVVIPTYKEPGHILERTLTALAKQTYPRENLTVVMAFEEREGEEARQKAKHLQRTYGKEFGNFLITFHPDIRGEVKGKSSNTAWGAKIAKKMLVDKQKADIDYVTITSNDADVILHRQYFAYLTFKFLDDPRRYQKIWQSAIQFYNNIWRLPAITRAYNRVSSVVQTGVLMRRDRLMNFSTYSISLKLVDKVGYWDVDVIPEDYRMFFKIFYAIRGKVEVDPIFLPSFCDAAESTSWWKTMVNQYEQVKRWSWGVSDDAYIIYKWLTVPKMPFWEKTIRSLYVIKDHILWPVNWFAITLGANIPPLLNKEFGRTIIGKTLPQVSSGILTLSLVAFAAIFFVDWQEKPKAPKELALWKKIFSPLEFVLLPVVGFFFTALPGLDAHTRLLLGRYLEYRVTEKV; from the coding sequence ATGAGGGGTTGGCTAGTAAACCACGAAAAAAAAGTCTTGCGGGCTTTAGAAATGATGCCGGGGTTAATTTCCTGGTCGTTGATTATCTTCCCTATCTGGGGGGCTTTTTTAGTCCCGACTCTGGTCGCATATTATATTATTGCTTTTGATGTTTACTGGCTTTACCGGTCAATTTGGACAGCCATGATGTCACTGTTGGCCCATTTTAGATTAAAAGCAGCTCAGGAATTTGACTGGTTAAAGGAAACCAAGTCGTTTTTGGATTGGCGGAAAGTTCATCACATTGTGGTAATCCCGACTTATAAAGAACCCGGGCATATTTTGGAAAGAACTTTAACGGCTTTGGCCAAACAAACATACCCACGAGAAAATTTAACGGTGGTCATGGCCTTTGAGGAAAGAGAAGGAGAAGAAGCCAGACAAAAAGCAAAACATTTGCAAAGAACTTACGGAAAAGAATTTGGAAATTTTTTAATAACTTTCCATCCGGATATCAGGGGCGAAGTTAAAGGGAAATCTTCCAATACAGCCTGGGGGGCAAAAATAGCCAAAAAAATGTTAGTGGATAAGCAAAAAGCGGACATTGATTATGTGACGATTACTTCCAATGATGCCGACGTCATCCTCCACCGACAATATTTTGCCTACTTAACCTTTAAATTTTTAGATGACCCGAGGCGGTATCAAAAAATCTGGCAATCGGCCATACAGTTTTATAACAATATTTGGCGATTGCCGGCAATCACCCGAGCCTACAACCGGGTGTCCAGCGTGGTTCAGACGGGCGTGTTAATGCGGCGTGACCGGCTGATGAATTTTTCCACCTATTCCATCAGTTTAAAACTGGTGGATAAAGTCGGCTATTGGGATGTGGACGTCATCCCGGAAGATTACCGGATGTTTTTTAAGATTTTTTATGCAATTAGGGGTAAGGTGGAAGTAGATCCAATCTTTTTACCTTCTTTTTGCGACGCGGCCGAATCAACCAGCTGGTGGAAAACAATGGTAAACCAATACGAACAGGTGAAACGCTGGTCTTGGGGGGTCAGCGACGATGCTTACATTATTTATAAATGGCTGACGGTGCCGAAAATGCCTTTTTGGGAAAAAACAATTAGGTCTTTATATGTGATTAAGGATCATATTTTGTGGCCGGTAAACTGGTTCGCGATTACCCTGGGGGCTAATATTCCTCCACTTTTGAATAAAGAGTTTGGGCGAACGATTATCGGGAAAACCTTACCGCAAGTGTCTTCAGGAATATTAACTTTGTCTTTGGTGGCCTTTGCGGCAATATTTTTCGTTGACTGGCAAGAAAAACCAAAAGCCCCCAAAGAATTAGCCTTGTGGAAAAAGATTTTCAGCCCGCTGGAATTTGTTTTGCTGCCGGTGGTGGGATTTTTCTTTACCGCCCTGCCGGGATTAGACGCACATACGCGACTGCTTTTGGGAAGATATCTGGAGTACCGGGTAACAGAAAAAGTGTAG
- a CDS encoding MraY family glycosyltransferase has protein sequence MPLIQLIKPLIVAVILSWLSTGAVIKIYKKLNWLDDPKKQKHPKVVHQYPVPRGGGLAIALAIISCSLLFLPLDKHLTGILLGTVVLAVLGTIDDVKNLNPYKRLLWGFVAAGIVVAAGIGVPYISNPLKAGAVIDLSQPQVQVFFFGKLRTIWVLADIMALIWIVGTMNFVNWAKGVDGQLPGIVVIAGIIVGLLSLKFAGDVTQWPVIVLALILAGAYLGFLVWNFYPQKIMPGYGGGALAGYFLAVLAILSGAKVATAILVLGVPMIDAIYSVLRRVLAGKSPVWGDRGHLHHKLMDLGWGKRRIAVFYWLVSGVLGWLALKLNSQYKLYTMILLGVIIGGALLWLNMATYFLKKPGQDKS, from the coding sequence ATGCCCCTGATTCAATTAATTAAACCGTTAATTGTGGCTGTAATTTTAAGTTGGCTAAGTACCGGGGCAGTAATTAAAATTTATAAAAAATTGAATTGGCTGGATGATCCCAAAAAACAAAAACACCCTAAGGTGGTGCATCAATATCCGGTGCCAAGGGGTGGCGGTTTAGCTATTGCTTTGGCCATTATTAGCTGCAGTTTATTATTTCTGCCCTTAGATAAACATTTGACCGGTATTCTTTTGGGAACAGTGGTTTTGGCAGTCTTGGGGACAATTGACGATGTAAAAAACTTAAATCCATATAAACGGTTACTTTGGGGTTTCGTCGCGGCCGGCATAGTGGTAGCGGCCGGCATTGGCGTACCTTATATTTCCAACCCCTTGAAGGCCGGGGCAGTGATTGATTTATCCCAACCACAAGTCCAGGTTTTCTTTTTCGGAAAATTAAGAACCATCTGGGTTTTAGCTGACATCATGGCTTTAATCTGGATTGTAGGAACAATGAATTTTGTCAATTGGGCTAAGGGGGTAGACGGACAGTTGCCGGGAATTGTGGTGATCGCCGGAATTATTGTCGGTTTGTTAAGCTTAAAGTTTGCCGGGGATGTGACCCAATGGCCGGTAATTGTTTTGGCTTTGATTTTGGCCGGAGCTTATTTAGGATTTTTAGTTTGGAATTTTTATCCGCAGAAGATTATGCCGGGGTACGGCGGCGGGGCTTTGGCCGGTTATTTTTTGGCAGTGTTGGCGATTTTATCAGGAGCAAAAGTGGCCACGGCAATTTTGGTTTTAGGCGTACCGATGATTGATGCGATTTACAGTGTTTTAAGGCGGGTTTTGGCCGGAAAATCTCCGGTTTGGGGCGACCGGGGACACTTGCACCACAAATTAATGGATTTAGGTTGGGGGAAAAGGCGAATTGCTGTATTTTATTGGCTGGTATCCGGGGTTTTGGGTTGGTTAGCCCTGAAATTGAATAGTCAATATAAACTCTATACAATGATTTTATTAGGAGTAATTATCGGAGGAGCGCTTTTATGGTTGAATATGGCTACCTACTTCTTAAAGAAGCCCGGCCAAGACAAATCCTGA
- a CDS encoding UbiA prenyltransferase family protein, with the protein MVEYGYLLLKEARPRQILKNLALFTGLIFSGWLFIAEKFWIVAMSFVVFSILTGSIYIFNDIIDIKADKNHPFKKFRPLASGKLPIPIALFFSLAGILISLTLGWSLSYFLFLIMIGYIGLQLLYTLSFKHKPILDVMTIAMGFVIRVYGGALVISAHLNVWLLLCIISFSLFLAIGKRRSELTLLQGQSASRLVLGRYPEKLLDLYTAMFANTTWLTYALFTFMFPAFEFKGRVLTLLSTLPHTFRSEKWLMATIPLVIYGVMRYLQLIYERNEGESPEKILTSDKGMLITVVIWGLMTIGILYGLG; encoded by the coding sequence ATGGTTGAATATGGCTACCTACTTCTTAAAGAAGCCCGGCCAAGACAAATCCTGAAAAATTTAGCCTTGTTCACCGGTTTAATATTTTCCGGATGGCTGTTTATCGCGGAAAAGTTTTGGATAGTGGCCATGTCTTTTGTAGTTTTTTCAATTCTGACCGGGTCGATTTATATTTTCAACGACATTATTGATATTAAGGCTGATAAAAACCATCCGTTTAAAAAATTCCGGCCCTTGGCGAGCGGTAAACTGCCGATTCCCATCGCCTTATTTTTTAGTCTGGCGGGAATATTAATCAGCCTAACCTTGGGTTGGTCACTGTCTTATTTTTTATTTTTAATTATGATCGGCTATATAGGATTGCAGCTACTATATACTTTGAGTTTTAAACATAAGCCTATTCTTGACGTGATGACGATTGCGATGGGGTTTGTGATCAGGGTTTACGGCGGCGCCCTGGTGATCAGCGCCCATTTGAATGTATGGCTGCTCTTATGTATTATTTCTTTCTCATTATTTTTGGCGATCGGAAAGAGGCGAAGTGAATTGACTTTATTACAAGGGCAGTCGGCCAGCCGCCTGGTTTTAGGACGATACCCAGAGAAACTACTGGATTTGTATACGGCGATGTTCGCCAATACCACCTGGTTGACTTACGCTCTATTTACTTTTATGTTTCCGGCGTTTGAATTTAAGGGCAGAGTCCTAACTTTGTTATCAACCCTACCCCACACTTTCCGCTCAGAAAAATGGCTAATGGCCACAATTCCTCTGGTAATTTACGGAGTTATGCGTTATTTGCAATTGATTTACGAGCGTAATGAAGGCGAATCGCCGGAAAAAATTCTCACTTCAGACAAAGGAATGTTAATCACGGTAGTGATTTGGGGATTGATGACAATCGGAATTCTTTACGGGTTAGGATAA